In Carassius carassius chromosome 46, fCarCar2.1, whole genome shotgun sequence, the following proteins share a genomic window:
- the LOC132129238 gene encoding uncharacterized protein LOC132129238 isoform X1 produces MLLTGIIILILILILIFFLLGILFFLRKKARSYSFDLTRVDGPGNDYETPLRSDQQGLSYEQTNKGKYLPVSLNFIQEDKSEEKTNSIANGSAGEKTEQTPTSENDEQNAPEENSFSPDSSLFTPVKKVEFNLDLDLLGSESELSGLTEAEATDAAQNENNNNVSNAGRGTAEEVFTEISLDEPKEHA; encoded by the exons ATGTTGTTGACAGGCATCATCATTTTGATCCTCATCCTGATCctgattttttttctgcttggaattttattttttctgagaaAGAAAGCAAGG AGTTACTCATTTGATTTGACTCGTGTCGATGGACCTGGCAATGATTATGAAACCCCGCTCAGGAGCGACCAACAAGGCCTAAGCTATGAACAAACCAACAAAGGCAAGT ATCTGCCTGTGTCTTTGAATTTCATACAAGAAGACAAGTCTGAGGAAAAGACCAATTCGATAGCAAATGGCTCTGCAGGAGAGAAAACCGAACAAACACCTACCAGTGAAAACG ATGAGCAGAATGCCCCAGAAGAGAACAGTTTCTCTCCAGACTCGAGTTTGTTCACACCAGTGAAGAAAGTGGAGTTTAACCTGGATCTGGATCTGCTTGGGAGTGAATCTGAATTAAGTGGTCTGACCGAAGCCGAAGCAACAGATGCGGCGCagaatgaaaacaataataacgTCAGTAATGCTG GGCGAGGAACAGCAGAAGAGGTCTTCACTGAAATCAGTCTAGACGAGCCAAAGGAACATGCATAG
- the LOC132129238 gene encoding uncharacterized protein LOC132129238 isoform X2 produces the protein MLLTGIIILILILILIFFLLGILFFLRKKARSYSFDLTRVDGPGNDYETPLRSDQQGLSYEQTNKDLPVSLNFIQEDKSEEKTNSIANGSAGEKTEQTPTSENDEQNAPEENSFSPDSSLFTPVKKVEFNLDLDLLGSESELSGLTEAEATDAAQNENNNNVSNAGRGTAEEVFTEISLDEPKEHA, from the exons ATGTTGTTGACAGGCATCATCATTTTGATCCTCATCCTGATCctgattttttttctgcttggaattttattttttctgagaaAGAAAGCAAGG AGTTACTCATTTGATTTGACTCGTGTCGATGGACCTGGCAATGATTATGAAACCCCGCTCAGGAGCGACCAACAAGGCCTAAGCTATGAACAAACCAACAAAG ATCTGCCTGTGTCTTTGAATTTCATACAAGAAGACAAGTCTGAGGAAAAGACCAATTCGATAGCAAATGGCTCTGCAGGAGAGAAAACCGAACAAACACCTACCAGTGAAAACG ATGAGCAGAATGCCCCAGAAGAGAACAGTTTCTCTCCAGACTCGAGTTTGTTCACACCAGTGAAGAAAGTGGAGTTTAACCTGGATCTGGATCTGCTTGGGAGTGAATCTGAATTAAGTGGTCTGACCGAAGCCGAAGCAACAGATGCGGCGCagaatgaaaacaataataacgTCAGTAATGCTG GGCGAGGAACAGCAGAAGAGGTCTTCACTGAAATCAGTCTAGACGAGCCAAAGGAACATGCATAG
- the LOC132129778 gene encoding anaphase-promoting complex subunit 10, with product MATATKTPPGADPKQLERTGTVREIGSQAVWSLSSCKPGFGVDQLRDDNLETYWQSDGSQPHLVNIQFRRKTTVKMLCIYADYKSDESYTPSKISVRVGNNFHNLQEIRQLEMVEPSGWIHIPLLDLVNNPIRTFMIQIAVLANHQNGRDTHMRQIKVYTPVEESSIGKFPRCTTVDFMMYRSIR from the exons atggcaaccgcCACTAAAACCCCCCCAGGTGCAGACCCCAAGCAGCTGGAGCGCACAGGGACCGTCCGAGAGATCGGATCACAGGCCGTGTGGTCGCTGTCCTCGTGCaagccag ggTTTGGAGTCGACCAGTTGAGAGATGATAATCTGGAGACGTACTGGCAGTCTGACGGCTCTCAGCCACATCTAGTGAACATTCAGTTCAG GAGAAAAACCACTGTGAAAATGCTGTGTATTTATGCCGATTATAAATCGGATGAGAGCTACACTCCCAGCAAGATCTCGGTCAGAGTGGGAAACAACTTCCACAACTTGCAGGAGATCCGG cagCTGGAGATGGTGGAGCCGAGCGGTTGGATTCACATCCCTCTGTTGGATCTGGTGAACAATCCCATCAGGACCTTCATGATCCAGATCGCCGTGTTGGCCAACCACCAGAACGGACGGGACACGCACATGCGGCAGATCAAAGTCTACACGCCCGTGGAGGAGAGCTCCATCGGCAAATTCCCACGATGCACCACTGTAGACTTCATGATGTACCGCAGCATCAGATGA
- the LOC132129238 gene encoding uncharacterized protein LOC132129238 isoform X6: MLLTGIIILILILILIFFLLGILFFLRKKARSYSFDLTRVDGPGNDYETPLRSDQQGLSYEQTNKDLPVSLNFIQEDKSEEKTNSIANGSAGEKTEQTPTNEQNAPEENSFSPDSSLFTPVKKVEFNLDLDLLGSESELSGLTEAEATDAAQNENNNNVSNAGRGTAEEVFTEISLDEPKEHA, encoded by the exons ATGTTGTTGACAGGCATCATCATTTTGATCCTCATCCTGATCctgattttttttctgcttggaattttattttttctgagaaAGAAAGCAAGG AGTTACTCATTTGATTTGACTCGTGTCGATGGACCTGGCAATGATTATGAAACCCCGCTCAGGAGCGACCAACAAGGCCTAAGCTATGAACAAACCAACAAAG ATCTGCCTGTGTCTTTGAATTTCATACAAGAAGACAAGTCTGAGGAAAAGACCAATTCGATAGCAAATGGCTCTGCAGGAGAGAAAACCGAACAAACACCTACCA ATGAGCAGAATGCCCCAGAAGAGAACAGTTTCTCTCCAGACTCGAGTTTGTTCACACCAGTGAAGAAAGTGGAGTTTAACCTGGATCTGGATCTGCTTGGGAGTGAATCTGAATTAAGTGGTCTGACCGAAGCCGAAGCAACAGATGCGGCGCagaatgaaaacaataataacgTCAGTAATGCTG GGCGAGGAACAGCAGAAGAGGTCTTCACTGAAATCAGTCTAGACGAGCCAAAGGAACATGCATAG
- the LOC132129238 gene encoding uncharacterized protein LOC132129238 isoform X5, whose protein sequence is MLLTGIIILILILILIFFLLGILFFLRKKARSYSFDLTRVDGPGNDYETPLRSDQQGLSYEQTNKDLPVSLNFIQEDKSEEKTNSIANGSAGEKTEQTPTSENDAPEENSFSPDSSLFTPVKKVEFNLDLDLLGSESELSGLTEAEATDAAQNENNNNVSNAGRGTAEEVFTEISLDEPKEHA, encoded by the exons ATGTTGTTGACAGGCATCATCATTTTGATCCTCATCCTGATCctgattttttttctgcttggaattttattttttctgagaaAGAAAGCAAGG AGTTACTCATTTGATTTGACTCGTGTCGATGGACCTGGCAATGATTATGAAACCCCGCTCAGGAGCGACCAACAAGGCCTAAGCTATGAACAAACCAACAAAG ATCTGCCTGTGTCTTTGAATTTCATACAAGAAGACAAGTCTGAGGAAAAGACCAATTCGATAGCAAATGGCTCTGCAGGAGAGAAAACCGAACAAACACCTACCAGTGAAAACG ATGCCCCAGAAGAGAACAGTTTCTCTCCAGACTCGAGTTTGTTCACACCAGTGAAGAAAGTGGAGTTTAACCTGGATCTGGATCTGCTTGGGAGTGAATCTGAATTAAGTGGTCTGACCGAAGCCGAAGCAACAGATGCGGCGCagaatgaaaacaataataacgTCAGTAATGCTG GGCGAGGAACAGCAGAAGAGGTCTTCACTGAAATCAGTCTAGACGAGCCAAAGGAACATGCATAG
- the LOC132129238 gene encoding uncharacterized protein LOC132129238 isoform X4 gives MLLTGIIILILILILIFFLLGILFFLRKKARSYSFDLTRVDGPGNDYETPLRSDQQGLSYEQTNKGKYLPVSLNFIQEDKSEEKTNSIANGSAGEKTEQTPTNEQNAPEENSFSPDSSLFTPVKKVEFNLDLDLLGSESELSGLTEAEATDAAQNENNNNVSNAGRGTAEEVFTEISLDEPKEHA, from the exons ATGTTGTTGACAGGCATCATCATTTTGATCCTCATCCTGATCctgattttttttctgcttggaattttattttttctgagaaAGAAAGCAAGG AGTTACTCATTTGATTTGACTCGTGTCGATGGACCTGGCAATGATTATGAAACCCCGCTCAGGAGCGACCAACAAGGCCTAAGCTATGAACAAACCAACAAAGGCAAGT ATCTGCCTGTGTCTTTGAATTTCATACAAGAAGACAAGTCTGAGGAAAAGACCAATTCGATAGCAAATGGCTCTGCAGGAGAGAAAACCGAACAAACACCTACCA ATGAGCAGAATGCCCCAGAAGAGAACAGTTTCTCTCCAGACTCGAGTTTGTTCACACCAGTGAAGAAAGTGGAGTTTAACCTGGATCTGGATCTGCTTGGGAGTGAATCTGAATTAAGTGGTCTGACCGAAGCCGAAGCAACAGATGCGGCGCagaatgaaaacaataataacgTCAGTAATGCTG GGCGAGGAACAGCAGAAGAGGTCTTCACTGAAATCAGTCTAGACGAGCCAAAGGAACATGCATAG
- the LOC132129238 gene encoding uncharacterized protein LOC132129238 isoform X3 encodes MLLTGIIILILILILIFFLLGILFFLRKKARSYSFDLTRVDGPGNDYETPLRSDQQGLSYEQTNKGKYLPVSLNFIQEDKSEEKTNSIANGSAGEKTEQTPTSENDAPEENSFSPDSSLFTPVKKVEFNLDLDLLGSESELSGLTEAEATDAAQNENNNNVSNAGRGTAEEVFTEISLDEPKEHA; translated from the exons ATGTTGTTGACAGGCATCATCATTTTGATCCTCATCCTGATCctgattttttttctgcttggaattttattttttctgagaaAGAAAGCAAGG AGTTACTCATTTGATTTGACTCGTGTCGATGGACCTGGCAATGATTATGAAACCCCGCTCAGGAGCGACCAACAAGGCCTAAGCTATGAACAAACCAACAAAGGCAAGT ATCTGCCTGTGTCTTTGAATTTCATACAAGAAGACAAGTCTGAGGAAAAGACCAATTCGATAGCAAATGGCTCTGCAGGAGAGAAAACCGAACAAACACCTACCAGTGAAAACG ATGCCCCAGAAGAGAACAGTTTCTCTCCAGACTCGAGTTTGTTCACACCAGTGAAGAAAGTGGAGTTTAACCTGGATCTGGATCTGCTTGGGAGTGAATCTGAATTAAGTGGTCTGACCGAAGCCGAAGCAACAGATGCGGCGCagaatgaaaacaataataacgTCAGTAATGCTG GGCGAGGAACAGCAGAAGAGGTCTTCACTGAAATCAGTCTAGACGAGCCAAAGGAACATGCATAG